A genome region from Anastrepha obliqua isolate idAnaObli1 chromosome 4, idAnaObli1_1.0, whole genome shotgun sequence includes the following:
- the LOC129244273 gene encoding uncharacterized protein LOC129244273, with protein sequence MRNTNTTNNSSNIYGAIMGSGSEIREEASRKEPGASGSSDLLVDLTEEYKTPKGRIITGADPFKRAPKLRRSPIKTLSVERPERAKSSPPALQESNEKAAQSGNDTLKLLGETIGKLTEAMRLPQRSINNHIRELLETITKLHSRAQEEAKSKEAKRNVLGSVMAEGTPKRPRDDKQPGRKTPPKKSKTTHGEERKVTASADKKSKGESNAKRTNGVMENGWMSVKRKPAKTKVTNKPPPRPDAIVIARAGTMTYSDILRVVKKDDALQELGENVTRIRKTAKGEILLQLKKEQMANTGVYEKKIGKVLGDQAQIKVLTHEMLVEIRDLDEITTKEDIGDAIRAQVNELNLFSENAIKSVRAAYAGTQTAVISLPALDARRLLEKQKLKIGWAVCRIREKPDLRRCYRCLEYGHLARACKNEDDRSQNCLKCGEKGHQAKACEKKPFCGACKRNGREDTSHQIGSRKCPLYQAAYIKTKK encoded by the coding sequence ATGAGAAATACAAACACAACAAACAATAGCAGTAACATCTATGGAGCCATTATGGGCAGTGGAAGTGAAATCCGGGAAGAGGCTAGCAGAAAGGAACCAGGTGCAAGTGGATCAAGCGATCTACTAGTGGACCTAACTGAGGAGTACAAGACCCCCAAAGGCCGTATAATCACGGGGGCTGATCCTTTTAAGCGCGCACCAAAGCTGAGACGGAGTCCTATCAAGACGCTCAGTGTAGAAAGGCCAGAGAGAGCAAAATCGTCGCCACCTGCGTTGCAAGAAAGCAATGAGAAAGCAGCACAATCGGGTAATGATACCTTAAAGCTCCTTGGTGAGACGATCGGGAAGTTGACCGAAGCAATGCGTCTACCGCAACGCTCGATTAACAACCATATAAGGGAACTCCTCGAAACGATCACTAAGCTACACTCCAGAGCTCAGGAAGAAGCTAAAAGCAAGGAAGCCAAGCGAAACGTTCTTGGAAGTGTAATGGCTGAAGGAACACCGAAGAGACCACGCGACGATAAACAGCCGGGCAGAAAAACGCCACCCAAGAAAAGTAAAACCACACATGGGGAAGAACGCAAAGTGACAGCAAGTGCAGACAAGAAATCCAAAGGAGAGAGTAATGCTAAGAGGACAAACGGGGTTATGGAAAATGGCTGGATGAGTGTGAAGCGCAAACCAGCCAAGACGAAAGTGACAAATAAACCACCCCCGAGGCCGGATGCGATTGTCATTGCGCGTGCTGGAACAATGACGTACAGTGACATTCTCAGGGTGGTTAAAAAAGATGATGCCCTGCAAGAACTCGGCGAAAATGTCACGCGCATAAGAAAGACGGCCAAAGGCGAAATCCTGCTTCAGTTGAAAAAAGAGCAGATGGCCAATACAGGAGTATACGAGAAGAAGATTGGCAAGGTGCTAGGTGACCAGGCGCAAATCAAGGTCCTAACCCACGAGATGTTAGTGGAGATCCGTGATCTAGATGAAATCACAACCAAAGAGGACATAGGTGACGCAATACGAGCGCAAGTTAACGAGCTTAACCTATTTAgtgaaaacgcaataaaaagcgTTAGAGCGGCGTATGCAGGCACGCAAACAGCGGTGATAAGCCTACCAGCACTGGACGCAAGGCGACTGCTTGagaagcaaaaactaaaaatcggCTGGGCGGTATGCCGAATAAGAGAAAAGCCTGACTTGAGGAGATGTTACAGATGCCTGGAGTATGGACACCTAGCGAGGGCGTGTAAAAACGAAGACGACAGAAGCCAGAACTGTCTGAAATGTGGAGAAAAGGGTCACCAAGCTAAAGCATGCGAGAAAAAGCCCTTCTGCGGAGCTTGTAAAAGAAATGGAAGAGAAGATACAAGCCACCAGATTGGAAGCAGAAAATGTCCCCTGTATCAAGCGGCgtatattaaaaccaaaaaatga